CGTCCGCGATCGCGGCGTCGGCGAGCGCGCGGAAGCGCGCCACGTCGAAGGTCTCCGTCGGCTCGACCAGGTCGAGCCCGTGGTGCGGCACGCGGGCGCGCTCGGCGGGCGTCGGCTTCGCCGTGCCCACGTCGAGCCCGCGGTACACCTGGCGCGAGTCCGCCGACACCACCTCGAGCGGAATCGCGGCGCCGAGCGCGAGCGCCAGCCCCGTCTTGCCGCTCGCGGTCGGGCCGACGATGCAGACGACCCGCGGACGGCTCATCGTCCGAAGAGGCTCTCGACCTGGACCCGCGTCAGCTCGACTGCGACCGGGCGGCCGTGCGGACAATGTGCGTTGACGTCGACGGTGTCCATCGCCTCGAGCAGCGCGCGCACCTGACCCGGCGCCAGCCCCTGCCCGACGCGCACGGCGCTGTGGCAGGCGAGCGTCGCGAGCACGCCGTCGAGCGCGCGCGCTGCCGCGCCGCTCGCACCCTCCGACGCCAGCTCGTCCGCGATCGCGCGCACCAGCGTACCCACGTCCTTGCCGCGCAGCAGCCGCGGAATGGTGCGCAGGAGGAAGGTGTCGGCGCCGAAGGGCTCGCCCTCCATGCCCGCGGCGGCGAGCACCGCCTGGTGCTCGCCCAGGAGCGCCACCTGGAGGCGCGGCAAGGTCACCGTCTCCGGGACGAGCAGCGGGTCGCGCTCGACGTTGCCCGCGGCGTGCTGCCGGCGCAGGCGCTCGAAGCGGACGCGCTCGTGCGCGGCGTGCTGGTCGATCAGCACGACCCGCCCGCGGCCTTCGCACAGCAGGTAGCCCTCGAACACCTGGCCGACGAAGCGCAGCGCGGCGAAGCCCTCGGGGGCGGCCTGCCACAGCGTGCCCTGCCCGCCTGCCGTCGACAGGGCGGCGGGCGCGGGCCGCGTCCACGGCGACGCCGTGGCGCTCGGCGCCGCGGGCGCGGCGACGCCGACGTCGGCGGGCTCGACGGTGACCGGCGGCGGCGCGGGCACGTATGCCGGCGCGACCTCGCGCGCCGTCGCCGCGGCGACGACATCGACCGTCGCGCCCTCCTTCAGCGCGGTCGTGAGCGCGCTGCGCAGGGACGACACCACGAGCTGGTGCACGAGCGCGGGGCGGCGGAAGCGCACCTCGAGCTTCGCCGGGTGTACGTTGACGTCGCACTCGCCCGGCGGCGTCGCCACGAACACCATGGCGACCGGGTAGCGGCCCCGCATGAGCAACGACTCGTAGCCGTCGAGCACGGCGCGCAGGAGCAGGCGGTCGCGCACCCAGCGGCGCGCGACGCCGCGCTCCGTCCCGCCCGCCAGCGCGACGAAGGTCCACACGAGACGCGCCGTCGCCAGCGACTCGCGCGGCGACGCGAGGAACGCGCGCACGGCGACGCCCTCGCGGATCCCCTCCGCCTCGACCATCCCGGCGGCGCGCTCCGCGCCCAGCACCTGCGCCAGGCGCTGGCGCAGCGTCTGCACGGGCGGGTAGGCGACCACCTCACGGCCGTCGTGCTCCAGCCGGAAGCCCGTCGTCGGGCATGCGACCGCGAGCCGCGTCAGCAGATCGACGACGTGCCCGACCTCGGTCGCCGCCGTGCGCAGGAACTTGCGGCGGGCGGGCGTCGCCGCGAAGAGGTCGTGGACCTCGACCGTCGTCC
The genomic region above belongs to bacterium and contains:
- the mutL gene encoding DNA mismatch repair endonuclease MutL — translated: MGKIAVLPPVVQGQIAAGEVVERPASVVKELVENALDAGATRVDVSLRQGGVDRIVVRDDGEGMLPDDAVLAFSRHATSKLTRAEDLPGVPTLGFRGEALPSIASAGRVRLVTRPASEAAAIVVEADGHGARLAGPTGAAPGTTVEVHDLFAATPARRKFLRTAATEVGHVVDLLTRLAVACPTTGFRLEHDGREVVAYPPVQTLRQRLAQVLGAERAAGMVEAEGIREGVAVRAFLASPRESLATARLVWTFVALAGGTERGVARRWVRDRLLLRAVLDGYESLLMRGRYPVAMVFVATPPGECDVNVHPAKLEVRFRRPALVHQLVVSSLRSALTTALKEGATVDVVAAATAREVAPAYVPAPPPVTVEPADVGVAAPAAPSATASPWTRPAPAALSTAGGQGTLWQAAPEGFAALRFVGQVFEGYLLCEGRGRVVLIDQHAAHERVRFERLRRQHAAGNVERDPLLVPETVTLPRLQVALLGEHQAVLAAAGMEGEPFGADTFLLRTIPRLLRGKDVGTLVRAIADELASEGASGAAARALDGVLATLACHSAVRVGQGLAPGQVRALLEAMDTVDVNAHCPHGRPVAVELTRVQVESLFGR